The uncultured Roseibium sp. genome contains a region encoding:
- a CDS encoding TetR/AcrR family transcriptional regulator, translating into MSSVKGGPKGHPGPGRPRCYDEAEVLDKALQVFWRQGYEATSVDDLTAAMGLSRSSFYSAFGSKQGVLIAVLQSYSHAALQALEQLAKGPRDQAVKAMLDALSGSSGGPRGCMLVNCITELAPHHEEVAELGRRHLERIEELFAKALSPDNPEVARDKARALAALAIGTLTLRKSGMPPESIATALEAARTILAT; encoded by the coding sequence ATGTCCTCCGTAAAGGGCGGTCCCAAGGGCCATCCAGGCCCCGGACGGCCGCGCTGTTATGATGAGGCCGAGGTGCTGGACAAGGCGCTTCAGGTGTTCTGGCGACAGGGCTACGAGGCGACGTCTGTCGACGATCTGACGGCGGCGATGGGACTGTCCCGATCGAGTTTCTATTCCGCCTTCGGTTCCAAGCAGGGCGTTCTGATTGCCGTGCTCCAGAGTTATTCCCATGCAGCACTCCAGGCACTGGAACAACTTGCCAAGGGGCCGCGTGACCAGGCGGTCAAGGCCATGCTGGATGCGCTGTCCGGTTCGTCGGGCGGACCGCGCGGATGCATGCTGGTCAACTGTATTACCGAGCTGGCGCCGCACCACGAGGAGGTTGCCGAACTCGGCCGCCGTCATCTGGAGCGGATCGAGGAGCTGTTTGCAAAAGCCCTGAGCCCCGACAATCCGGAAGTGGCGCGGGACAAGGCCCGTGCGCTTGCAGCGCTTGCCATCGGAACCCTGACCCTTCGAAAGTCCGGCATGCCGCCGGAAAGCATTGCCACGGCCCTTGAGGCGGCGAGGACGATCCTGGCCACATAA
- a CDS encoding GGDEF domain-containing protein, translating to MHLDTPTLFAAITVAYYTGALVMGIMAFALRSLPKHIRFGWAGWSVAMLLSGTCASLVGLRGTVPDFVSIAVANALMIFGFGIRPNALSLLNAERLRYPWLPFAATFGWIVLYQVPWFRDDLILRVLYVNIFSILAMALCIRECWFQHKAQFISSWFLIGVFGIDIMIRLNMIMMHLTIHFPNFKDAFQTTSLQFGMVALLVAVVFKIVGLGIAVFEKMKGQYQEQALVDALTGLPNRRAFETSTQGKLDAMKPDAMAYALVTLEIDGLQTKNDRFGHSMGEALMRLLGRICLETAPSRAQVGLIRQNQIALFVPDTDQTEASAIAKRISRTLTVESERAAGKKLTVTLSCGIFCGDATTAFDRALEVADHCLSKSRAHGGNQIVANNGQESGPLVPEIVLSPFATRQQASA from the coding sequence ATGCACCTCGACACTCCGACGCTTTTTGCGGCGATTACAGTCGCCTATTACACCGGAGCGCTCGTGATGGGGATCATGGCCTTCGCCCTGCGGTCCCTGCCGAAACACATCCGGTTCGGCTGGGCCGGATGGTCGGTTGCCATGCTGTTATCGGGAACCTGCGCTTCCCTGGTAGGGCTGCGCGGAACAGTACCCGACTTCGTCAGCATCGCCGTCGCAAATGCCCTGATGATTTTCGGTTTCGGTATCCGCCCCAACGCTCTCAGCCTCTTGAACGCGGAACGGCTTCGTTATCCGTGGCTGCCGTTTGCAGCGACCTTTGGATGGATTGTCCTTTATCAGGTTCCCTGGTTCCGCGACGATCTGATCCTGCGGGTCTTGTACGTCAACATCTTCAGCATTCTTGCTATGGCGCTCTGCATCCGGGAATGCTGGTTTCAGCACAAGGCGCAATTCATCAGCTCGTGGTTTCTGATCGGCGTTTTCGGCATCGATATCATGATCCGCCTCAACATGATCATGATGCACCTCACGATACATTTTCCGAACTTCAAGGACGCCTTCCAGACCACGTCCCTGCAATTCGGTATGGTCGCACTCCTCGTTGCGGTCGTTTTCAAGATTGTCGGGCTGGGCATCGCGGTCTTCGAGAAAATGAAAGGGCAATACCAGGAGCAGGCCCTCGTGGACGCCCTGACCGGGCTGCCTAACCGTCGCGCCTTTGAAACGTCGACCCAGGGCAAGCTCGACGCCATGAAACCGGATGCGATGGCCTACGCTCTTGTAACACTGGAAATCGACGGCTTGCAGACCAAGAACGACCGGTTCGGCCACTCGATGGGCGAGGCGTTGATGCGACTGCTGGGGCGTATTTGCCTGGAGACGGCGCCAAGCCGCGCGCAGGTCGGCCTCATCCGGCAAAACCAGATTGCCTTGTTCGTACCGGATACGGATCAGACCGAAGCCAGTGCGATCGCCAAGAGGATCAGCCGGACCCTGACCGTGGAAAGCGAGCGCGCGGCGGGCAAAAAACTGACTGTGACCCTCAGTTGCGGCATTTTCTGCGGAGATGCGACGACCGCGTTCGACCGGGCTCTCGAAGTCGCCGATCATTGCCTCAGCAAGTCAAGGGCCCACGGCGGCAACCAGATTGTCGCAAATAACGGGCAGGAATCGGGACCGCTCGTTCCGGAAATCGTCCTGTCGCCGTTCGCGACCCGGCAACAGGCATCGGCGTAG
- a CDS encoding pentapeptide repeat-containing protein: MDDDTLTPEDKAELSEAAAKRLEFSTVTIGLILFMIGIAVGFPLAVIGTSFLTENAGILVSIILTLAGVIALLGTLILLFRRRILQFLFNVSATQLELFSRPLSETARSIMDKNPASAINSAEELTRLLLARWTWISTRRWLIGSLTGLIASLAALAGTALLFRQNELIAIQTTRLEQQNDLLVTQIELGEAQRTAGIVQGLLEIGDKLSQETEALKNDGRPGAFFKLDELTNGIRARIIAATQSARPYRYLQTSLVNANDTNALNMLAMSRRPEILRNPELVAELAGRRNRGILREYPVSPERGVILSMLYSAGILETELLSFFGADFSYSEVAIDTLNLMTFRFARLRFSSFEHMALNSVTFGGASLDKARFRNSVLTKCDFSSIPSDKVEPPYRGDPGMAYMPTTMAGVDFTDAVVLDADFTNVHALAMNFDGALVSNTTFNGADIGGSTFRNAILVSPDFTGAGLQSVDFDGAIVFGADFLEKAMSQAQEGTFKPERFEMAEITFGEVETHPRAVQIFSVPEELISGQKPFRIKRVKPFGE, from the coding sequence ATGGACGACGACACCCTCACGCCAGAAGACAAGGCGGAACTCTCCGAAGCGGCGGCCAAGCGCCTCGAATTCAGCACCGTCACCATCGGGCTGATCCTGTTCATGATCGGGATCGCGGTCGGCTTCCCACTCGCGGTGATCGGCACATCCTTTCTGACAGAAAACGCCGGCATCCTGGTTTCGATCATACTGACGCTCGCAGGGGTGATCGCCCTCCTGGGCACGCTGATCCTGCTGTTCCGCCGCCGGATCCTGCAATTTCTGTTCAATGTCTCCGCGACCCAGCTCGAACTGTTTTCCCGGCCTTTGTCGGAAACCGCCCGCAGCATCATGGACAAGAATCCGGCGAGCGCCATCAACTCGGCAGAGGAGCTGACCCGCCTTTTGCTGGCGCGCTGGACCTGGATTTCCACCCGCCGCTGGCTCATCGGTTCGCTGACCGGACTGATCGCATCCCTGGCCGCCCTGGCCGGGACAGCGCTCCTGTTCCGCCAGAACGAACTCATCGCCATCCAGACGACCCGGCTGGAACAGCAGAACGACCTCCTTGTCACCCAGATCGAACTCGGCGAGGCCCAGCGCACCGCCGGCATCGTGCAGGGGCTTCTGGAAATCGGCGACAAGCTATCCCAGGAAACCGAGGCCCTGAAAAACGACGGCCGCCCTGGGGCTTTCTTCAAGCTGGACGAACTGACCAACGGCATCCGGGCGCGCATCATCGCGGCGACCCAATCGGCCCGGCCCTACCGCTATCTGCAAACCTCGCTCGTCAACGCGAACGACACCAACGCGCTCAACATGCTCGCGATGTCCCGGCGTCCTGAAATCCTGCGCAACCCGGAGCTGGTTGCCGAGCTTGCGGGGCGCCGGAACCGCGGGATCCTGCGAGAGTATCCGGTCAGCCCGGAGCGCGGAGTGATCCTGTCCATGCTCTACAGCGCCGGTATCCTGGAAACGGAACTCCTGAGCTTTTTCGGTGCGGATTTCTCCTATTCGGAAGTCGCGATCGACACCTTGAACCTGATGACCTTCCGCTTTGCCCGGCTGCGGTTTTCGAGTTTCGAGCACATGGCGCTCAATTCCGTGACCTTCGGCGGGGCCAGCCTCGACAAGGCCCGGTTTCGTAACTCCGTGCTGACGAAATGCGATTTTTCCTCGATCCCCAGCGACAAGGTGGAACCGCCTTACAGGGGCGATCCCGGCATGGCCTACATGCCCACGACCATGGCCGGCGTCGACTTTACCGACGCCGTCGTGCTCGACGCCGATTTCACCAACGTCCACGCCCTTGCCATGAACTTCGATGGGGCCCTGGTCTCAAACACCACATTCAACGGTGCCGACATCGGCGGAAGCACCTTTCGGAACGCGATCCTCGTCTCCCCTGATTTCACAGGCGCAGGCCTGCAGTCGGTCGACTTCGACGGCGCTATCGTCTTCGGCGCGGATTTCCTGGAAAAGGCCATGTCCCAGGCCCAGGAAGGCACCTTCAAACCGGAACGGTTCGAAATGGCGGAAATCACCTTCGGAGAAGTAGAAACCCATCCGCGCGCCGTCCAGATCTTCTCTGTGCCGGAGGAGCTGATTTCGGGTCAGAAACCCTTCAGAATCAAACGGGTCAAACCCTTCGGCGAATGA
- a CDS encoding alkene reductase encodes MSEAKLFTPLKAGAIELKNRIVMAPLTRNRSRPEDDAPYDIHVDYYSQRAGAGLIVTEGSQISPQGKGYAWTPGIHSDAQIEGWKKVTDAVHAKGGRIVVQIWHVGRISHGSLQPNGEAPVAPSALAANSRTFDGTGFVETPTPRALEIDEIPGIVEDYRKAAANAIRAGFDGVEIHAANGYLIDQFLRDSSNKRTDAYGGSIENRTRFLNEVLEAVVSEIGADRTGIRFSPFSSANDISDSDPMALFGHAIDIVNGYGLAYLHLVEGQTGGPRDLPEGASLEALYGRFKGVRMGNNGYTRDMAIEAVETGKVDLVAFGKLFISNPDLVERLEANAPLNEWDQSTFYGGGREGYTDYPTLQETRAA; translated from the coding sequence ATGAGCGAAGCGAAGTTGTTTACACCCCTGAAAGCCGGTGCCATCGAGTTGAAGAACCGGATCGTCATGGCGCCCTTGACCCGCAACCGGTCAAGGCCGGAAGACGACGCGCCCTATGACATCCACGTGGACTATTATTCCCAGCGCGCCGGCGCCGGCCTGATCGTGACCGAAGGCTCGCAGATCTCGCCCCAGGGGAAGGGCTATGCCTGGACACCGGGTATTCATTCCGATGCACAGATCGAGGGCTGGAAGAAGGTGACCGATGCGGTTCATGCCAAAGGCGGCCGGATCGTTGTCCAGATCTGGCATGTCGGCCGGATCTCCCACGGCTCGCTTCAGCCGAACGGGGAGGCCCCTGTCGCCCCGTCCGCGCTTGCCGCGAATTCCCGGACCTTCGACGGCACGGGTTTCGTCGAGACGCCGACCCCGCGCGCCTTGGAGATCGATGAAATTCCGGGAATTGTCGAAGATTACCGCAAGGCCGCGGCCAACGCGATCAGGGCCGGCTTCGACGGCGTCGAGATCCATGCGGCGAACGGCTATCTGATCGATCAGTTTCTGCGCGACAGTTCCAACAAGCGCACGGATGCCTATGGTGGTTCGATCGAGAACCGGACGCGGTTCCTGAATGAGGTCCTTGAAGCTGTTGTCTCCGAAATTGGCGCCGACCGAACCGGCATCCGTTTCAGCCCGTTCTCCTCGGCCAACGACATCTCCGACAGCGATCCGATGGCGCTTTTCGGCCATGCGATTGATATCGTCAACGGCTACGGTCTGGCCTACCTGCATCTGGTCGAAGGCCAGACCGGTGGTCCGCGGGATCTCCCGGAAGGGGCAAGCCTGGAAGCGCTTTACGGCAGGTTCAAGGGCGTCCGCATGGGCAACAACGGCTACACCCGGGACATGGCCATCGAGGCGGTGGAGACCGGTAAGGTCGACCTGGTCGCCTTCGGCAAGCTCTTTATTTCCAATCCGGATCTGGTGGAACGGCTGGAAGCGAATGCGCCGCTGAACGAGTGGGATCAGTCGACATTCTACGGTGGTGGCCGGGAGGGCTACACCGATTATCCGACTTTGCAGGAAACCAGAGCCGCCTGA